The Halichondria panicea chromosome 10, odHalPani1.1, whole genome shotgun sequence region tgtgggtggtcagGGCAACCTCATCCCCTGAGGCCCTATTGGAGGAGAAGCTATGTAACTTATTTAGGAGCCATTACCATGAATTAAGTAGCTACTGTATTTGTCTGGAGATGGTTTCCTGTATTGAATAGTTAATATAGATGCTTCCACCAGAGGCTCCTCTCTTACCTTGACTTCCTTCCCCTATATCTGAATCAGTACAATACACTATATGAGAGGAAGCTGTACTctaactgtactgtacatgataGTTTGTTACTATTAAAGGGGCAGGAGGAATCTCCCCCTCCACCAATATACATGTGTTTGTCCCCTCAGGTAATTGGTTCGGTTGATGAGTTTTCCTCGGCTGTACAAAAAGTCATGACAGACATTAGCTTCGACAGTGACTTGGTGGTATCAGTGTTTGAGACCAACATACGTGTGCTAGGTGGTTTACTGGGAGGTCACTTTGCTGCCCTGGCTCTCAAAGAGAAGGGCTACCATCAGTTGGCTTGGTATGATGGGGGGCTGCTCAGAATGGCAGTGGAAGTGGGGAACAGACTACTGCCTGCTTTCAACACCACCACAGGTCTCCCCTATCCAAAGGTGACTGCTCTGTACTCTGAAAAATAGCCAATAGAGAATACAGTACAAAAGTTTACCAAATTTGAAACTGGTCTTAGTCCTAAGTGTACAGTATGTCATGTGGATAATACAACCTGTACATATGTAGAAAGTGCTTTATTATAGGCaaatctctgttgcaagtgcactgcaatccactgtactgtGCAAAATTGCCAACAGAAAATACAGTCCATTCTGTACTAAAATAGAAACTGGTAGATAATACAACCGTTACATGTGCTGTATTATATTGTGCCTCTCCTCAGATCAACCTTCGCCACGGTATGGGCTACCCTAACATGGAGAAGACAACGTGCACGGCATGTGCTGGGTCCATGATCCTTGAGTTTGCTGCCCTCAGTAGACTAACAGGTgcagtgattgtgtgtgtgtgtgcgtgtgcgtgcgtgcgtgcgttgtatgtgtgtgtacattaccaaatgcattttgtagctctaagAGTTGTCTAGGCTTAGATTGTTAGTTACATTTGAGCCTAAGAAATGATAAATACATTGTGTAATAGTCAAGCTCTTTCTCTCCCATCAGGTGATCCTCAGTTTGAGGTGAAAGCCCACCAAGCAATGGAGGCAATCTGGCGTAGTAGACACCGAGGGCACAATCTGGTTGGCTCAGTCATCAACGTACACAGTGCTGAGTGGACGAGAGTGGATAGCagtgtgggggcggggattGACTCATACTACGAGTACTGTCTCAAGTCTTACATCCTGTTTGGGGACAGGAAGTATCTGCAGAGGTTTGGGAAGGTGAGCGAGGGGTTATTGAAACACTTGGTGCTTACTGTTAGAGTTAAAATTGTGAGGTAAAAGAGTTAACGGAAactgtgtatacagtacaatatgtacatgcaaggtcagcaacttcattttctttctttaccccctcccctacagcaTTATGATGCCATCAAGAGGTACATCACGAATGGGCCCATGCTAGTGGAGGTGAGCATGAATTCACCTCATCGAATGACTAGATCTTTCATGGACTCACTTCTGGCGTTCTGGCCTGGTCtgcaggtacacacacacacacacacacacacacacgcgcgcgcgcgcgcacacacacacacatgcactgactaAGAGAAACCACTAGCTCCCTTTAGGGGCCGTAACTTGTGTCCATATTAGAATttatttgtagctctttgataaagGTAGTACAAGATGGTAGGCTAAGATCAACAATTTTTTTTCGTGCCGTACTTTTCTGTTTTGCCTATAATAAACCTCTCTAGAACGGTTTGACATAGAAAAATACTTCTTAGGCCGTCCGGAGGGTCTATTGGAGTCACTGTGTAGTCTGCGGTATACATTTTTTTTAATATACTGTACTATACCTAACCGGGTTATGTTGTATCTATCTCCAGGTTCTGTGGGGTGACGTAGACACAGCTATCCACATTCACGACATGCTTTATCATGTGATGGAGAGACACAACTTCCTACCCGAGGCATTCACTCATGACTTCAGGGTCCACTGGGGAAACCACCCCCTCAGGCCTGAGTTCATTGAGAGCACTTACTTCCTCTACAAGGTACAgtgtggtgtgaggtgtgtgcgtgtgtgtggggtggggtgggtgggtgggttactctgtacatgtatgtatcacTTTATGTTATTTCGAAGAAAGCATCTCAGTAATTGGAATATTTCTGTAAGTACTGTAATCAACTCCTAGCGTGTGATGCTACTGCTCTACTCTACTATCTCTATTATTTTGATGGCTAAGTAGTTAATGAACGATTATGTTGTGTTGCTACTGCAGGCGACTGGAGATCCATACTACCTGGACGTGGGTCGATCAGTGGTGAACAACTTGAACAAGTACGCCAGAGTGAGGTGTGGCTTCGCTGCCATCAAGGACCTCAGGACCAACG contains the following coding sequences:
- the LOC135342178 gene encoding ER degradation-enhancing alpha-mannosidase-like protein 3 isoform X5 gives rise to the protein MTDISFDSDLVVSVFETNIRVLGGLLGGHFAALALKEKGYHQLAWYDGGLLRMAVEVGNRLLPAFNTTTGLPYPKINLRHGMGYPNMEKTTCTACAGSMILEFAALSRLTGDPQFEVKAHQAMEAIWRSRHRGHNLVGSVINVHSAEWTRVDSSVGAGIDSYYEYCLKSYILFGDRKYLQRFGKHYDAIKRYITNGPMLVEVSMNSPHRMTRSFMDSLLAFWPGLQVLWGDVDTAIHIHDMLYHVMERHNFLPEAFTHDFRVHWGNHPLRPEFIESTYFLYKATGDPYYLDVGRSVVNNLNKYARVRCGFAAIKDLRTNAHEDRMDSFVLAETFKYLFLLFADEGDSPLNMDNFVFTTEAHLFPLSLASADTTLNKVVQEALLVKNTDLVNMSTVTVTTSGPDSSGKAAKNKPVADSFTKESVVISAYLTCPNDRRPFVLLDRFEKMVFKLCTSSRFNKRPTSAKRKRLTPPRLSINSLDFKNPDHLKILTELGIVVQVVEGDKVQVSHNMAKANSPEDAEEGWYLMQDIVKLMNQQHVTDGSQRQTPKLARILTPADLQERGIRHEFTASPVH
- the LOC135342178 gene encoding ER degradation-enhancing alpha-mannosidase-like protein 3 isoform X3 — its product is MVLYVWGVVIVCSLLLTHHNGALSMGPTEKKHYKDKVLEMFNHAYRSYMDFAYPADELMPLTCKGRVRGVEQGRGDIDFTLGRLSLTLIDTLDTLAVIGSVDEFSSAVQKVMTDISFDSDLVVSVFETNIRVLGGLLGGHFAALALKEKGYHQLAWYDGGLLRMAVEVGNRLLPAFNTTTGLPYPKINLRHGMGYPNMEKTTCTACAGSMILEFAALSRLTGDPQFEVKAHQAMEAIWRSRHRGHNLVGSVINVHSAEWTRVDSSVGAGIDSYYEYCLKSYILFGDRKYLQRFGKHYDAIKRYITNGPMLVEVSMNSPHRMTRSFMDSLLAFWPGLQVLWGDVDTAIHIHDMLYHVMERHNFLPEAFTHDFRVHWGNHPLRPEFIESTYFLYKATGDPYYLDVGRSVVNNLNKYARVRCGFAAIKDLRTNAHEDRMDSFVLAETFKYLFLLFADEGDSPLNMDNFVFTTEAHLFPLSLASADTTLNKVVQEALLVKNTDLVNMSTVTVTTSGPDSSGKAAKNKPVADSFTKGVSCSLTRVSSLTRWVKERLLSNDIRGQSKGKLHPLNQRWIITSRGPLMMCVVHGSSSQYSGWKALYWAKWRGRFCVFSARLVWGHSTGQMISARVGSGSRPPSRYTRHE
- the LOC135342178 gene encoding ER degradation-enhancing alpha-mannosidase-like protein 3 isoform X2, yielding MFNHAYRSYMDFAYPADELMPLTCKGRVRGVEQGRGDIDFTLGRLSLTLIDTLDTLAVIGSVDEFSSAVQKVMTDISFDSDLVVSVFETNIRVLGGLLGGHFAALALKEKGYHQLAWYDGGLLRMAVEVGNRLLPAFNTTTGLPYPKINLRHGMGYPNMEKTTCTACAGSMILEFAALSRLTGDPQFEVKAHQAMEAIWRSRHRGHNLVGSVINVHSAEWTRVDSSVGAGIDSYYEYCLKSYILFGDRKYLQRFGKHYDAIKRYITNGPMLVEVSMNSPHRMTRSFMDSLLAFWPGLQVLWGDVDTAIHIHDMLYHVMERHNFLPEAFTHDFRVHWGNHPLRPEFIESTYFLYKATGDPYYLDVGRSVVNNLNKYARVRCGFAAIKDLRTNAHEDRMDSFVLAETFKYLFLLFADEGDSPLNMDNFVFTTEAHLFPLSLASADTTLNKVVQEALLVKNTDLVNMSTVTVTTSGPDSSGKAAKNKPVADSFTKESVVISAYLTCPNDRRPFVLLDRFEKMVFKLCTSSRFNKRPTSAKRKRLTPPRLSINSLDFKNPDHLKILTELGIVVQVVEGDKVQVSHNMAKANSPEDAEEGWYLMQDIVKLMNQQHVTDGSQRQTPKLARILTPADLQERGIRHEFTASPVH